The window GATTTCGAGAAACTCATGGTTTGGCAAAGAGCCAAAGCTTTGGCGGTCAACCTTTATATGGAAATTGCGTCCTGTCCCGATATGGCTTTCAGGAGTCAGATTACGCGCTCGGGGCTGTCTGTACCGAGCAATATTGCGGAAGGTATGGAGCGTTTCACAGCAAAGGAAAAGTGCCGCTTTTTGTGGATTGCGAAGGCATCCTGCGGCGAGCTGAGAACTCAGCTCATTATTGGCAGTGAAATTGGTTACATCGCTGAGCCACTTGCAGCAGCCTGGATTATCGAAACCCGTGAGCTTTCAAAGATGCTCTGCGGGCTGATCAATAAAATCTCTGACTAGCTGTACGCCGACAAGCTTACCGCTTGAAGCTTACAGCTTGGAGCTCGAATGAAATGAGTCATGCATCTGATTTGATCAGCGAGGACATCCTCGCCTATCTGGGCCAGCACGAACGCAAGGAAATGCTGCGCTTTCTAACCTGTGGCAACGTCGATGACGGCAAGAGCACGCTGATCGGGCGTCTGCTGCACGACTCCAAGATGATCTATGAAGATCACCTGGAAGCCATCACCCGGGATTCGAAGAAATCCGGCACCACGGGCGATGATGTCGACCTGGCGTTGCTGGTTGACGGTCTGCAGGCCGAGCGCGAGCAGGGCATCACCATTGATGTCGCTTACCGCTATTTCTCCACCGCCCGGCGCAAGTTCATCATTGCCGACACCCCAGGCCATGAGCAGTACACCCGCAACATGGCCACGGGCGCTTCGACCTGTGACCTGGCGATCATTCTGGTAGATGCCCGCTATGGCGTGCAGACCCAGACCCGTCGCCACAGCTACATCGCGTCCTTGTTGGGCATCAAGCACATCGTGGTTGCCATCAACAAGATGGACCTTAATGGCTTCGATGAAAGCGTCTTCGAGTCGATCAAGTCCGACTACCTGAAGTTCGCCGACGGCATCGCCTTCAAGCCGACCACCATGGCCTTCGTGCCAATGTCGGCCCTCAAGGGCGACAACGTGGTGAACAAGAGCGAGCGTTCGCCGTGGTACACCGGTCAGTCGCTGATGGAGATTCTTGAAACCGTCGAGATCGCCAACGACCGCAACTACACTGACATGCGTTTCCCGGTGCAGTACGTCAACCGTCCAAACCTGAACTTCCGTGGGTTTGCCGGTACCTTGGCCAGCGGTATCGTGCACAAGGGCGATGACGTGGTTGTGCTGCCTTCGGGCAAGAGCAGCCGTGTGAAATCCATCGTCACCTTCGAAGGTGAGCTGGAGAGCGCCGGGCCGGGTCAGGCTGTCACGTTGACCATGGAAGACGAGATCGACATCTCCCGTGGCGACCTGCTGGTGCATGCTGACAACGTTCCACAGGTTGCTGATGCGTTCGACGCCATGCTGGTGTGGATGGCTGAAGAGCCGATGCTGCCGGGCAAGAAATACGACATCAAACGCGCCACCAGCTATGTGCCGGGTTCGATTGCCAGCATCACCCACCGGGTTGATGTGAACACTTTGGCTGAAGGTCCTGCCAGTTCTCTGGGCCTGAACGAGATTGGTCGCGTCAAGATCAGCCTGGATTCAGCCATCGCACTGGACGGTTACGACAGCAACCGCACCACCGGTTCGTTCATCGTCATTGATCGTTTGACCAATGGCACCGTAGCGGCAGGCATGATCATCGCCAAACCGGTCGGTGGCGCGGGTGCCAATCACCATGGTGAACTGGCTCATGTCGCTACTGAGGAGCGCGCCCAGCGTTTCGGTCAGCAACCGGCCACCGTGTTGTTCAGCGGCTTGTCTGGCGCTGGCAAGAGCACCCTGGCGTATGCGGTCGAGCGCAAGCTGTTCGACATGGGCCGCGCGGTGTACGTGCTCGATGGTCAGAACCTGCGTCACGACCTGAATAAAGGCCTGCCACAGGATCGCGCCGGACGTACTGAAAACTGGCGTCGTGCCGCTCACGTGGCGCGTCAGTTCAACCAGGCGGGCTTGATTACTCTGGCCGCCTTCGTTGCACCGGATGCTGAAGGTCGCGAACAAGCCAAATCGCTGATTGGTGCTGATCGCCTGCTGACTGTTTATGTCCAGGCATCCCCGGCTGCCTGCCGCGCGCGTGACCCACAAGGCCTGTACGCGGCTGATGGCGACAACATCCCGGGCGAGTCCTTCCCGTACGATGTGCCGCTCAACGCCGACCTGGTCATCGACACCCAGTCGCTGAACCTGGAAGAAAGCGTCAAGCACGTGCTGGAACTGCTGCGCAGCCGCGGCGCGATCTAAGCCTCGTTTGCTGCACTTAAAACCCGCCAGAGATGGCGGGTTTTTTGTTGGCGGTATGGCGCTCCTACGGGCGATCACCGAGCCTGTGGGAGCTTGCTCGCGAATGAAGCGCTGCGGTGTGTCAGGCATACCGAGTTATCGTTCTTCGCGAGCAAGCTCGGCTCCCACATAAATCCTGGGCATCCGTTGGAGAGAGGGTTGCCCGCGATAAGACCGTGCAAAATAATATTTGAATGCGGTATATATTTACGACGCAGACTTGGATGTTTGCTGATTATTTGAGTGCTCATTTATTAACTTTCAAAAGGTGAAAGTATGAGTATTCAATATGGTCAATTTAACAATAGCGG of the Paucimonas lemoignei genome contains:
- a CDS encoding four helix bundle protein, with the protein product MDFEKLMVWQRAKALAVNLYMEIASCPDMAFRSQITRSGLSVPSNIAEGMERFTAKEKCRFLWIAKASCGELRTQLIIGSEIGYIAEPLAAAWIIETRELSKMLCGLINKISD
- the cysNC gene encoding bifunctional sulfate adenylyltransferase subunit 1/ adenylylsulfate kinase is translated as MSHASDLISEDILAYLGQHERKEMLRFLTCGNVDDGKSTLIGRLLHDSKMIYEDHLEAITRDSKKSGTTGDDVDLALLVDGLQAEREQGITIDVAYRYFSTARRKFIIADTPGHEQYTRNMATGASTCDLAIILVDARYGVQTQTRRHSYIASLLGIKHIVVAINKMDLNGFDESVFESIKSDYLKFADGIAFKPTTMAFVPMSALKGDNVVNKSERSPWYTGQSLMEILETVEIANDRNYTDMRFPVQYVNRPNLNFRGFAGTLASGIVHKGDDVVVLPSGKSSRVKSIVTFEGELESAGPGQAVTLTMEDEIDISRGDLLVHADNVPQVADAFDAMLVWMAEEPMLPGKKYDIKRATSYVPGSIASITHRVDVNTLAEGPASSLGLNEIGRVKISLDSAIALDGYDSNRTTGSFIVIDRLTNGTVAAGMIIAKPVGGAGANHHGELAHVATEERAQRFGQQPATVLFSGLSGAGKSTLAYAVERKLFDMGRAVYVLDGQNLRHDLNKGLPQDRAGRTENWRRAAHVARQFNQAGLITLAAFVAPDAEGREQAKSLIGADRLLTVYVQASPAACRARDPQGLYAADGDNIPGESFPYDVPLNADLVIDTQSLNLEESVKHVLELLRSRGAI